GAAGGGGAAATTTAAGGCAGTATGTGACGAGATTGTCGATTGCAGTAAGCGCGGCCAGCCAGTTTTGGTGGGAACTGCTAGCATTGCAAAATCTGAGGCCCTTAGTAAGTTGCTTTCGGAGCGTGGCGTTAGGCATCACGTGCTAAATGCAAAGCAGCATGAAAGAGAAGCAGCGATTGTAGCTCAAGCCGGAAGACGTGGAGCAGTGACTATTTCCACCAACATGGCTGGGCGAGGAACTGACATAGTATTAGGGGGCAATCCGGCATTTCTTGTAGAGGTTAAGCGGGAGGAGGATGAGACGAAATACGAAGCTGAGTTAGCCAGTTATGTAGAGATTTGCGCCAAGGAAAGAGCGGAGGTGTTAGCCGCAGGGGGCTTGCATGTGTTGGGAACTGAGCGACACGAAAGCCGACGCATAGACAATCAATTGCGAGGTCGTTCAGGCCGACAGGGCGATGCTGGGAGTTCTCGCTTTTACGTATCTCTTGAGGACGATCTAATGAAGCGTTTTGGTGGGGAGAGGATGCAGGCCATTATGACGCGCGTTGGGATGGCTGAAGACGACGCCATAGAAGGTACGATAGTTGCGCGTGCAATTGAAAATGCACAGAAAAAGGTTGAAGCTCATCATTTTGAAATCCGCAAGCACCTTCTTGAGTACGATGATGTGATGAATAAGCAGCGAGAGGTTATATACGCTAAGCGTCGAAAAATTCTCGGCAATGAAGGCGTCGAGCAGGATTTAAGGGAAGCTATTGAGGATGTAGTGGAGGATCTCGTGTTGACGCGGGTGGATGAGAAAAAATCTACCGTTGAATGGGATGTGGCTGGAATGTTTGTAGCTTTTGAGAGCGTGTTTGGGGAAAAGCTTTCTATCGAGGATTTTGTCGAGAAGGCAACTGGTGCTGGCAAGGAATTAGCTCAGGAGATATTTGACACGATGCGCGCAGCTGCTACGCGTCGCTATGAGGAACGAAAAAAACTGCTAGGCGAGGAGCGCATGTTGCAGTTTTGTCGGTTCGTTTATTTGCATTCTATAGATTATTTCTGGAAAGAACATTTAGCATCCATGGATCACCTCAAGGAAGGAATTAATTTGCGAGGTTATGGTCAAAGGAATCCGCTGCATGAATATCAGCGCGAGGCGTTAGAGCTTTTTAGCTCCATGATGAGTTCTGTTTATGTTTCGGTAGTGCAAAATGTGATGTTAAGCGAGCTTCCCACTGGAGATGAGATTGCTGCTAGGGAGGAGGCTGAACATGAAATGCAAAAAAAACGCGAGGCTCGTTTAACTACCATGCACGAAAGCGTCGTTGGCGAGGGGCAGGAAATGGGGAAGGGAGAAAAGGCAGCTGGAAAAGAAGTTTCTCACCTAAATCGCCATCAGAGGAGGAGGCAAC
Above is a window of Deltaproteobacteria bacterium DNA encoding:
- the secA gene encoding preprotein translocase subunit SecA, coding for MLQRILTKVFGSRNERELKRMWPLVSRVSDLEPKMKGLSDEDLRRCTGKFKERLDRGATLDELLPEAFAVVREVSVRVLGMRHFDVQILGGIVLHEGKIAEMKTGEGKTLCATLPVYLNALSGKGVHVVTVNDYLAKRDAEWMGGIYSFLGLSTGVVVHSQGHLSRQVAYGSDITYGQNNEFGFDYLRDNMKLELGEMVQRKHCYAIVDEVDSILIDEARTPLIISGPSEKPTEHYHIADKIVKHLKQDEHFTVEPKSKQVLLSDAGVKVVEELLQVDNLYDPRNIDMLHHVNNALKAHVSMHRDVDYVVQNGQIIIVDEFTGRLMSGRRWSDGLHQAIEAKEKVHIRQENQTLATITFQNYFRMYEKLAGMTGTADTEAVEFKKIYNLDVVIIPTNMPMIRTDNSDVVFCAEKGKFKAVCDEIVDCSKRGQPVLVGTASIAKSEALSKLLSERGVRHHVLNAKQHEREAAIVAQAGRRGAVTISTNMAGRGTDIVLGGNPAFLVEVKREEDETKYEAELASYVEICAKERAEVLAAGGLHVLGTERHESRRIDNQLRGRSGRQGDAGSSRFYVSLEDDLMKRFGGERMQAIMTRVGMAEDDAIEGTIVARAIENAQKKVEAHHFEIRKHLLEYDDVMNKQREVIYAKRRKILGNEGVEQDLREAIEDVVEDLVLTRVDEKKSTVEWDVAGMFVAFESVFGEKLSIEDFVEKATGAGKELAQEIFDTMRAAATRRYEERKKLLGEERMLQFCRFVYLHSIDYFWKEHLASMDHLKEGINLRGYGQRNPLHEYQREALELFSSMMSSVYVSVVQNVMLSELPTGDEIAAREEAEHEMQKKREARLTTMHESVVGEGQEMGKGEKAAGKEVSHLNRHQRRRQQAVSKASGAPADETDLRSAGLPTSSMQLSSVSAQAKEAKRKKNKMAKESRKKARR